The following nucleotide sequence is from Aedes aegypti strain LVP_AGWG chromosome 3, AaegL5.0 Primary Assembly, whole genome shotgun sequence.
ttcagtcagagtgaaccaactcactgaacggtggtctttagttcagtcagagtggaccaagtgcacatagtccatcagaaaatcgttctatcagaggtttggattatgatttttaatgattatcgCTTCACatcatattgtttgaaagtaacacaaagatgtgtaaaaatattgaaccaaattttaaacgagttcaaaaattacagtgcgttagactttaaacccatttttctcaaaatatgaaaaatgtcacttggtccactctgacttaacgccgaccaaataatgaaaaaaagtgTAACCATATTTAAGATATGAGCATTTAAGTTTCTGGTATTAGGTACCTACTCTGGTGGCATTAAGATTTtggaaacttaaaaaaatatagatttGTAATTTCCTGATTTCTTGTAGTACATAAATAAACcgatttgcatgattttttagaGATGCTAAAACATTAGTGAACActcgatttttttatatttccagATGCTCGGAATTGGAACGGACAAGGTAGATCTCCTGGCACATCGTTTCAAATTCGCTAGTTGTCTGGGACTGGACGACCAATCATGGGGCTATTCGTACCGTGGGCTGACCCAACACAACAATCAGCTGAAATACTACGGCAAGAAATTCAGTCAGGGTCGCATTATTGGCGTTTACGTCGACATGTTCCGTGGAGTCCTCGAGTTCTATTTGAACCGGCGGTCGCAAGGTCGTGCCTACTCAAACATTCCTCGCGACAGCAAAGGATGCATTTACCCGATGGTCTGTTCAACATCGGCTAAATCATCAATCAAACTCATCAATGCGGCATCATTCAAGGATAGTCTGATATTCCACTGCATGAGAGTTATCTCTAAGTATCCCAAATTGCTAGAGCAAGTGCAGGCAATCCCAGGGTTGCGACGGCACGCGGATGATTTGTGGTTTCTCCAATTGCGGGAACCGAAAAAGCCCGATGAATTTCAACGCAACAACCTTCTGTTAGAAGATGAGGCTTTGCTGTGCGGAATGAAGAAAAAGAAATTCAATGAAATAGTTTCGCAGAGTCAAGCACAAGCTCCGCCAGAAAATATTTCGGAGGATCAGATCTATGAAAACATGATTACCGAAGAGGATACAAAGAAACAACCACTTAATGGCACTCGAACCATAAGCACTAGTAGCAGCAGTGAAGACGAAGAGTTGGCGTGGATGATCTCCAGAGAGTTCTTCTGTAACCATTGAGTCGAAGCATTTATAAGCAAATTAATAATTCCAAAATATGACTGATTTAAAACGCTTTGATCGGCAGTTGTAGACTTAAGTAGTTTTCGAACAATATAAGGATTAAGAATCTGTCTGTGCCATTTACATTGATAAACGCTTATAATATGCTACATGGTTTATTTTCGTTTAAGTGTAACTGTTACATACAATTTGTGTACCAAGCGCCCAATTTTCGAGATATACAAACATGTAAGAGTAAATATCCTGCGAACAAGATACAGCGTGAATGTGTTCTCTACATATCACCAAATATGTATCCAACCAAACTATGTATACCTAAGTTAAAATAAAGATATTAAATAATTAGATAAATGTTTCAATATCTTAGCTCCGCCGTTTTTTTTACGGATTTCATTAGCAGTTCTTCTAAACATTCAGGAACTACCAAGGATTTTGGCTTAAGATACTtaattcacagaagagaggatcaataaagagaaatcgatcatgtaaCTTTCACCTTTATTCTAACAAACGCTTAAAATTAtctcaatttttgaaaactcttgaaaaaaaaaatgaatgactattgatttaaaagttacagatagaaTTAATTTTGGCAAGAAATACACCaagacaaaaagttatgtaaaaAAACTCGATGAataaatcaagcgtgtgctagaattaAGGAATGTAACATAatcaatttctcttcatcgatcctctcttctgcgaATAAAAGTGACAACATGCAAAACTGCTGGCTTAAAATGCTTAAAATGCTAGATTGTTTCGCTGACTAGCTTAAGTATGTTAAACCAGATGATGATGTTGTCAACATGGCGatggtttttgaagaaatttgtttcaaatgttACGTCTATTTGCCTGTGCTTAACGGATGACCCTTAATGACTTTGATGGTATTATTTTAGTTCAAACATAGCAGATATAGCTTATACAGTTGGGATACAATGCCAAGTAGAGAAATAAGATAAGACTTGAAATAAAAGTAGAAATTCTCACAAAGAAATATCTTCACGTTTTCACCAAAAATAAtatcttttatttttaaataacacaTTCTAAGTCTACCAAGAGTTCATTCTAGGAACAAATTATCAATATGTACAGTTCAGCAATAAATTATGTAGTAGCGTTAATAATTGCTGCTCAACGAACTTTCCGCGAGCACTTGTATTATTCACATAAAATTGTCAACAAACTAGAATTACAACAGTTTGTAATAGATCATTGGCGCCTTGCCATGTTTCTGCGACAATTTACCAACGACACTTCGCTGATGGTGGTTGCGCTGAAGGGCTGGGTTCGTAAACCCGTTGAAAGTTGTTGAACTGATAGTTGCCATTACTATTGTTACGTCCATTGGCATTGTTGTTATTCGCATAGTAAGGTTGATTTATGCGATACATGCCACGTCCTCTAGAATGTCCACCCATGTGTTGCTGCAATGACCCACTCTGGCCATGCTTCGGTCCGCTATGCATGTTGTTGTTGCCGACGCCGGCGCCGCCAAAGTTTTCGGCGTTGTGCTCGCCGCCGGACTGCTGCTCGTTTCCCGACTTAGTACCAACGTCCAACTGTTGCAAATCATCTAGGCGGAAATAGGGAGCATAGAGAAGCACAattagaaaattcagaaataacaaGGTTTCTTGTAACAGAGTCATGGACGAACgctgattttgaaatttgaaatcggTGACTGCTAGGTGCTTTTGAGAATTTGAGTTCCGAGTTCAGATGAATGACCACAGCGCAATAGTATTGATGCTCCAGTATCCTTATCCTTGGTGTTTGTTCGTGTCTGTATTTATTGCTATGACGTTATTCGAGGATTGAAAAACCTTTTTCCAATAGTGTTAGTAAAACGAAGAAAATAGATAAACTTCCAAGCGAATTCCAAATTAGAATAGGAATTTGAAAATGATACTCTACACAATCGCAATATTGTGTTAATGTTTACTTTAGATTATTTAAAAAACGATTAAGGTAGAAAAACCAAAAGTGAAGTTTTACTGAatcataataaattaaatttaaataatccTTTACATAACGTTTTAGTGGAACGCATTTTTGAGTGAAGTGGAATCTACTaagattgaaaaagttttgtaaacaAAATACTTGTCACATTGGAATGATGTGAATTAGTTAAGCACGCGGTGTGCGTTCAGTATCAATAGGAGttgtacaaaaacaaaaactataACATAATGATGAGAGCCGCTGTGCATGTCACCTGAAAGAAATACCTTACAAACTAGAGTTATAGATTGGAAGCAGGCCTGATGACTCCTTGTTGGTTTGTTCCATGTTGATTCACGTCTTTCCCATCACAAGTAATTCGCTGACCCATGTACATTGTATGGCAATTATATAATCAATCACAAATTTGGCATGTTTTACACAAATACGGTACCTGTTGAAGCTGCAGAGTAAATTTGCGATGTTATTAGACCACCGGATGTCGACGACGTTGTGACCGTTGCCGTTGACGTTGAAGACATCGTATTTTTGGCTGTCACCGGACCGGCATTGCTGTTTTGAATCATCCTAGTTAAATTCATGTGAATGTTTAGTCttaaaattaaaagtttattgatatGAATATAGTAATGAATAAATCAGTCTATGGACTTTATTATGGGTTATCCATCAAAATGGCAACATAGTTCCTATTTACAATGAATACAAAACATACTTACGATTTGAACGCTAAACGAAAATTTCCACTTAGGTATTAAGGTATTTCAAAAATCGCTTTTGCTCTATACCACCCATTCAATTCTGGATCAGATTCTAAGCGTCCTCCCAAAAtctgagctcatttggatgaagaTTAGGACTACACAGGCTCTTCAGAGTTTATATGAGAAAACCAAGTAATTCTTTTAATAGGTCATAGTTTTTGTCTTGTACGTTTGAGGGTTAGTATATCTGAATTCTTACCACCAATTTCACCAAAACCTCGACGAACAAATTCCGCCAGAAATTTTTGCCCGGTGTTTTGCAGAAAATCGCTAGGAATCCATTCCTTTTTTGGAATTTTAGATGTCAAGATTAACAATGAtctttgtctttcgaatgccgAAAATCTTCACACGTCACGGAAATAGTGGTTTTAGCGACCATTTTTGTGAAattagtgactttttagtgaccaggtcaaattaagaccaagtcactaaaaacgATTCAGTGCCTGTACTGCAGACaaattttgaagggtttattatcattcgatttttttttaaagaggcTTTTGGCGAGTTCGCCACTTTTAAAAGGTTTTGcattcttaattttattcaaatgagctgaaaatgtTATCGAGAATCGAATGATCAGTGTAAGGCAAAAGCAATATTTTCAACTACCCtaatacagtgctgttctgaataattgCGACGTAAGTCATTTTTCATACCAAACACTCCAACTTGACTGTTGTCTTGTTGCCTTCCAAGTAATCGAGCTGATTTTTTCTACAgaactatactgccgtgaatcgcaagtcagtcccatctgcatttttgtcaaaattgagttgagttcagttttcaacatatctttcaaTGATCTTTCAACTGCACTAATGAGACAACATGATTTGTTcagtaaaaatatatataaaaaaaaacaccaagtcgagTTGTCCCATAAtcaaaagtaatcgcatatcagtcccaccaCAGATTTCCgtaccgtgtaacacaaaaatgaaccatgATTTGatgatctttatatttttcacgGGAAGATAtcagagtgaaaagcaaattctgaaagtttcattgacaTTGGAACATATTtaaatcctctggaatttttcgattatttgtatggaaaacgagtttggaaacttcacagcccattttctcaatgactactttttacagatgggactgacttgcgattcacggcagtataaatatgctcaattttgtAACCACAAAATATCAAGTTTTTACCAGCCCTGTCGGAAAGTTAGACCGCAGTTTACGACAACtaggagaaaatttcagctcgatggCTTGAAAGCGAACGAAACTAGAGCATGCCAAATTTGagcaatttgtatgaaaatattctcatagggtaggtgtaaaagttatggtcatagtggttccttatttcgccatacgtgattactttaatgtcttctaattttgattttttgtgtgttgtaatAGTTAGATTtaatcttgatgttgaaacattcaaacagatttaaaaattttacatatgtcTAAATagggtacactttccctagttgcggtagtgccatttaCACTGATTTGATTGAATTAGATGCAGATCCGACACCGCCAATCGAAGTATTGGCTTATTGATACACGAAACAATTGCTTCAAAATGGTTGAAATATCACCAAAACTGCTTAAACTTTTCTAAGTaataccaatagttgcggtaaagtgttccaatcatggaggatcccataagaaaacaacggataccgcaactataggaacacaaatttaaaatttacctcaactaaaggaacagtgtaccactAGTGGAGGTACTATTTTTCCCTGACATGCCGATGGTTAATgcgatgaaatcaattttcttattaagtgaatggtcgttacttctcGTTACAACAATAGAGGGTTAAATGGggttaaatgaagttgaacCGTGCTTAgcacctccactattggaacattaCCCTATGCATCATCTTGGATAAACAGTTGGAATGAAGAAAGATCACATTTAAACCGTCGATAAAGGTACAGTTTTATTAGAGAAAGGCCAAAACGCTGTCCCGCTGGCCAAAGATAAAAGACATTAAAAGATCATACTTAGGAGGAGATTCCGGAATATTACGGGAAGTAGATCATAAAGACAAAATTGGCGTATCAACATGTACAGtggatccacaattaagaatcgcccacaatttatgaatcagctgactttaaatgacaaaataacaacaaaaatcaacacaaaacatcacgtaaacaattttactcaaaataaattataagtgaaaatgtttccgtgatgttttgtgctattttttactgttattttgtcctttaaaggcagctgattcataaattgtgggtgattcttaattgtggattcacTGTACATGAAGTTACGAATGCTAACGTTATATCATTCGAAGGATTAGTATTGGCGATAGACACAAAAAGACTGTTCTACAGTGTTGTATTTAGGGATACAATGAGGAATCCGTCATGTAGCCTTGCGTGACGATCAGAATATGTGTTTCCGATGGGGCAAACCGGAGAATCGACAAAGAGGAGATACTACATACTTAGACTGGATCAGTAAGTATGTATCATGATGATGCATTGCTCTGAGGGAATGACCACCAGGGAGT
It contains:
- the LOC5575317 gene encoding SPRY domain-containing SOCS box protein 3, whose protein sequence is MTHNRRATYNMLLRSSENRSVPFCNCEYPAVTRSRHTARKIERCRCGEDTSTRLDWTWDVDCGHPDTKITNGTEIVFHPVYSQGTAVIRGTQPLQQGMHHYWEIKILSQLAGTDIMLGIGTDKVDLLAHRFKFASCLGLDDQSWGYSYRGLTQHNNQLKYYGKKFSQGRIIGVYVDMFRGVLEFYLNRRSQGRAYSNIPRDSKGCIYPMVCSTSAKSSIKLINAASFKDSLIFHCMRVISKYPKLLEQVQAIPGLRRHADDLWFLQLREPKKPDEFQRNNLLLEDEALLCGMKKKKFNEIVSQSQAQAPPENISEDQIYENMITEEDTKKQPLNGTRTISTSSSSEDEELAWMISREFFCNH